The sequence CTCAGCCGGATTCGGCACATTCGACACCAGCTTCCACTGTTCAAAATCAAACTCAGGAAACCACGCATCCCCCTCCGGGCTCAACGCCACGCGAGTCAGATACAGACGATCCGCCTGCTCCAGCCCTTGCGCATACAGCTGCGCGCCGCCAATCAGCATCAGCTCATCGACGCCCTGGGCTTTCGCCCACTCTTCGGCGCGAACCACGGCAGCTTCCAGCGACGGATAAACCTCGGCACCTTCGAGCACCAGATCGGCCTGACGGCTGACCACGATGTTCAAGCGCCCCGGCAACGGTCGACCGAGCGAATCCCAGGTCTTGCGCCCCATGATGATCGGCTTGCCCAAGGTGGTGGCCTTGAAGTATTTGAAGTCCCCCGGCAGGTGCCAGGGCATGCTGTTGTCGACGCCGATCACGCGGTTTTCACCGAGGGCTGCGATCAGGCTGAGGGGGAGTGATTTAGTCATGCTGGCGAGGATACCAGAGCCGCGCTTACCCCGATAAGCGCCACAGCGGTTATGCTCAGCGCTCAATTAAGCGACGGGACGCTGCGTGACTGAACTGACTCCACTGCAAAACCTCTGGCTCACCGAAACCGTGCGCCTGCGCGAAGAACACGCAGGCCCATTGGATGATCTGGAAGCCAATCGTCTGGCCCGCACCGCCGGCGGTGATCTGCCGAGCCGCATTCAGCGCCGGGCGCTCTGGCTGGCCGAGCGCGACGGGCTGACCAATGCTCTGAAACACTGGCTGCAAGGCGCGCGTCTGGCGTTGCTGCTGATGGCGCTGCTGGCCTGCGTCACCGGGGCGGGCATGGCATTTTCTGCGCTCGGCGACGGTACGCGAGCGGTAAACATTTTCTGGGCGCTGGGCACGTTGCTCGGGGTCAATCTGATCCTGCTGCTGAGCTGGGCATTCGGCCTGCTATTCGCTGGCGAACACGCGGCAGCGCTTGGCAGATTGTGGCTGTGGCTCAGCGAGAAATTTGCCCGGGACGCCAAAGCCGCGCAATTACCCCCAGCATTACTGGTCCTGCTGCAACGCCACAAACTCAATCGCTGGGCGATTGGCTCGCTGGTCAATGGCCTGTGGTTGCTGATCATGTTCAGCGCGCTGAGCATGCTGATATTGATGATGGCCACCCGGCAATATGACTTCATCTGGGAAAGCACGCTGCTTGGCGCTGACTTCTTCGCGGCACTGACTGATGCGTTGACGGTTATTCCCCATGCGCTGGGCTGGAGTGCGCCGAGCGTGGACATGATTCGCGTAACGCTGGACACCGATTACAACCGCGTGCTGGTTCGCCAGATGTGGGCGATATGGCTGGTCGGCGCGGTGCTGATCTATGGCGTGCTCCCCCGCCTGCTGCTGATGCTGTTCTGCCGTTGGCACTGGAAACGTGGGCGTGATCGCTTGCGTCTGGAGCTGAACCTGCCCGGCTACGCGCAGCTGCGCGAACGTCTGATGCCGACCAGCGAACGCCTTGGCGTCAACGACCCGGAGCCTGCGCAGTTGCATCGCGTCGAAAGCAGCGTCGGCGAACTCGCCAGCGAAGGCGCGTTGCTGGTCGCCATCGAACTCGACGAACAACGTCCATGGCCACCCGCGCTGCCGAAAAACGTCAGTAACGCCGGCATCCTCGACAGCCGCGAATCGCGGCACAAACTCCTCGAACAACTCAGCCGTTTTCCACCGGCACGTCTGGCGATTGCCTGCGACCCACGGCGCTCGCCGGATCGCGGCAGCCTCGCCTTGATCGCCGAACTGGCGCGCAGCGCCGGGGAGACGCGCGTCTGGCTGCTGCAAGCACCGCCGGGCGACGCACTGGACGCCGAACGCCTCGGCGACTGGCACGTTGCGCTGCAACAACTGGAGTTGCCTTTTGCCGATAGCGCGCCGTTGAACTGGTTGGAGACGGGTCATGACTGATGCCTGGAAAGCGCCGCTGAAACTCGCGGTGGTCGGCCACACCAACGTCGGCAAAACCTCGCTGCTGCGCACGCTGACCCGCGACGTGGGTTTTGGCGAAGTGTCCCATCGCCCGAGCACTACCCGGCATGTCGAGGGCGCGCGGTTGTCGGTGGACGGCGAACCGTTGCTCGACCTCTACGACACGCCGGGGCTGGAAGATGCCATCGCCCTGCTGGATTTTCTCGAGCGCCTGGAACGCCCCGGCGAACGCCTCGATGGCCCGGCGCGGCTGGCGCGGTTCCTCGACGGCAGCGAGGCTCGCCAGCGCTTTGAGCAGGAGGCCAAAGTGCTGCGGCAATTGCTCGCCTCCGACGCCGGTTTATACGTGATCGATGCGCGCGAACCGGTGCTGGCCAAGTATCGCGATGAACTGGAAGTGCTCGCCAGTTGCGGCAAACCGTTGCTGCCGGTACTGAATTTCGTCAG comes from Pseudomonas sp. RU47 and encodes:
- a CDS encoding DUF2868 domain-containing protein produces the protein MTELTPLQNLWLTETVRLREEHAGPLDDLEANRLARTAGGDLPSRIQRRALWLAERDGLTNALKHWLQGARLALLLMALLACVTGAGMAFSALGDGTRAVNIFWALGTLLGVNLILLLSWAFGLLFAGEHAAALGRLWLWLSEKFARDAKAAQLPPALLVLLQRHKLNRWAIGSLVNGLWLLIMFSALSMLILMMATRQYDFIWESTLLGADFFAALTDALTVIPHALGWSAPSVDMIRVTLDTDYNRVLVRQMWAIWLVGAVLIYGVLPRLLLMLFCRWHWKRGRDRLRLELNLPGYAQLRERLMPTSERLGVNDPEPAQLHRVESSVGELASEGALLVAIELDEQRPWPPALPKNVSNAGILDSRESRHKLLEQLSRFPPARLAIACDPRRSPDRGSLALIAELARSAGETRVWLLQAPPGDALDAERLGDWHVALQQLELPFADSAPLNWLETGHD
- a CDS encoding dihydrofolate reductase — protein: MTKSLPLSLIAALGENRVIGVDNSMPWHLPGDFKYFKATTLGKPIIMGRKTWDSLGRPLPGRLNIVVSRQADLVLEGAEVYPSLEAAVVRAEEWAKAQGVDELMLIGGAQLYAQGLEQADRLYLTRVALSPEGDAWFPEFDFEQWKLVSNVPNPAEGDKPAYNFEVWEKA